Within Syntrophales bacterium, the genomic segment TAGAAATCCAAATCTTAAAGAACAGACACGACGTGGTGATCGATGTGCCATTTTGAAGTCTCTTTCTTATTTGGAGAAGAGTGCCTGGAAAAAAGGACTACCAATAAGTATCACACAAGCTACACTCATCCGCTGGTTAAAAAAGATGAAAAAGCGTTATGTCGCTTTGTATACAATAATGCCGCGGATGCGTAGAGTATCTAATTTTTTCCAGTTTCTAAAAAACAATGAATACTTGAAAGAAAACCCACTGAATCTATTAAAAAAGAAGTATCCCAGGAAAGGATTAAAGGCCGTAATCCTGGTATTGATGGAACCATCTCCACAAAAATTCTTGAAGGATTTGAAGCCGGTTCCTATATTTAGCAGTCCATTGGGAAAATCTATGCAGAATTTTATAACCTTCAGCCGAGCCCAGGGAAAATCTTATCACCAAGAAGAAAGAACTCTTTGCCACTTTGACCGTTTTTTGATATCGTATTCAGCTCCTCCTAAACAACTTTCTGATTCAATATTAAGGAAATGGAATAATCAATTCTTAGATAGAAGTGAAGCTCATCGATACAAAAGTTTTAGTGTAGTTCGACAATTTTGTCTTTATCTTCGGCGGTTTGATGCTGGTATCTATACCCCTGATACTTCACTTTCTCCACCTTGTCCCCAATCCTTTATACCTTATATTTATTCTAAAAAGGAAATAGTAACTTTACTTAGAAGATTACGTAAATCGAAACCTTCAAGGCAGTATCCTCTGCGTCCACAGATGCTTTATATTCTGGTTTTGCTTCTTTATACCACCGGAATGCGAATAAGCGAAGCAATGAAACTTCGTCTCAAGGACATAGACTGGAAGGAGGAAAAAATTTACATTCGTGAAACGAAATTTTTCAAAAGTCGTACTGTCCCACTCTCGCCTAGCATGGTGAAAGAACTAAAAAGCTATTTCCAATTGCGCGAACAAGCCAGATTACCAACTGATCCTGAGTCGTTCCTTTTTCAGAATCTGCATAGGCCAAGGCCTTGTGATAATAGCACCATATCAAAGTTATTCCGCCAGGCACTAAGAGATTTAGGGCTTAAACCAAAGCAGGGCAAAGGTGGGCCTCGTATTCATGACCTCCGTCATACTTTTGCCACATATCGTCTCGAAGAATGGTACCGGAAAGGAGAAGATATCCAGTCTATGCTGGGATTGATAAGTACCTATCTTGGGCATGTTGGTATCGCTAGCACTCAACGATATCTGACCATGACTACTGAATTACTCCAACAAGCATCCCAGCGTTTTAACCGGTACTTTAATCAAACGCAGAAAGGAGAACCAAAATGAATAACAATAGTTTCGCCACTCACATCCACAATTTCCTTCAAGATTATTTGATTCTTCAAAAAGGATTCAGCCGACATACCATGATGAGCTACCGGGATACTATCAAACTACTGCTCACCTTTAGCGCAGCCCATAAGAAAAAATCTATTACTGACCTGTTGTTGACTGATTTGACACAGAAGGTGGTACTTGATTTTTTGGACCATCTGGAAAAACAACGGAGCAATAGTACCCAAACCAGGAACATCCGCCTGGCCTGTGTGCATAGTTTTTTTCGTTACATAGCCAACCAGGACCCGTTGTTATTCGGCCATTGTCAAAGTATTTTGGCAATTCCTTTTAAACGCGCACCTATTCCCATAGTGGAATATCTGGAACAGGAAGAAATGAAGGCGATACTACAAGTAGTGGATCGTAACAGTCTTGATGGCTACCGGGACTATACCCTTCTTTTTTTCATGCACAATACTGGAGCCCGTGTTGAAGAAATTATTACTCTACGGACGAGGGCACTTCAATTAGATCGGCCATTTCAGGTTCGCATCTTAGGAAAAGGAAATAAAACTCGTTTATGTCCCTTGTGGCCAGAGACCGTTAATCTGCTTCGCTCCTTGCTCAAACAAAGAGCGGTTGATCCAATAACCAATGTGCCTGTTTTTGTCAACCACAGAGGAGAAATTTTAACACGTTATGGTGTCCGGTACCTACTAAATAAGTATGTTCAGATTGCTACTAAAAATTGTCCATCTCTCAAAGAAAAACATATCCATCCTCATAGTATTCGTCACACCTGCGCTATGCATCTACTTGAGTCAGGAGTGGATATTAATACCATTCGCTCTTGGCTTGGACAC encodes:
- a CDS encoding tyrosine-type recombinase/integrase; the protein is MSNKNLPIEVRELVEKFISRNPNLKEQTRRGDRCAILKSLSYLEKSAWKKGLPISITQATLIRWLKKMKKRYVALYTIMPRMRRVSNFFQFLKNNEYLKENPLNLLKKKYPRKGLKAVILVLMEPSPQKFLKDLKPVPIFSSPLGKSMQNFITFSRAQGKSYHQEERTLCHFDRFLISYSAPPKQLSDSILRKWNNQFLDRSEAHRYKSFSVVRQFCLYLRRFDAGIYTPDTSLSPPCPQSFIPYIYSKKEIVTLLRRLRKSKPSRQYPLRPQMLYILVLLLYTTGMRISEAMKLRLKDIDWKEEKIYIRETKFFKSRTVPLSPSMVKELKSYFQLREQARLPTDPESFLFQNLHRPRPCDNSTISKLFRQALRDLGLKPKQGKGGPRIHDLRHTFATYRLEEWYRKGEDIQSMLGLISTYLGHVGIASTQRYLTMTTELLQQASQRFNRYFNQTQKGEPK
- a CDS encoding site-specific integrase, which codes for MNNNSFATHIHNFLQDYLILQKGFSRHTMMSYRDTIKLLLTFSAAHKKKSITDLLLTDLTQKVVLDFLDHLEKQRSNSTQTRNIRLACVHSFFRYIANQDPLLFGHCQSILAIPFKRAPIPIVEYLEQEEMKAILQVVDRNSLDGYRDYTLLFFMHNTGARVEEIITLRTRALQLDRPFQVRILGKGNKTRLCPLWPETVNLLRSLLKQRAVDPITNVPVFVNHRGEILTRYGVRYLLNKYVQIATKNCPSLKEKHIHPHSIRHTCAMHLLESGVDINTIRSWLGHTNLETTNRYAEINLEMKRKVLDNYLPISKATKRPWKQNKNLIQWLESL